The following proteins are co-located in the Melanotaenia boesemani isolate fMelBoe1 chromosome 5, fMelBoe1.pri, whole genome shotgun sequence genome:
- the LOC121640729 gene encoding claudin domain-containing protein 1-like, translating into MVDNRYATALVIACVLSILATVYLSVAIGTQHWYQYSSPTVRGEANVSELHSMYEEFMDGEFDEKTYSDTLFRLNGTAGLWWRCVIVPATAHWYKEPDVKMVLECRSFTLPEQFTPKYKEPGNHNSGEDMLRTYLWRCQFLLPLVSLGLVVLAGLIGFCACLCRSLAPTLGIGVLHLLAGLCTLATVCCYLAGMDLLHRVSMLPDKVDGSLGWSLYLALISSPLHMMAAALLVWAARSHSQNYYRMTAYRVA; encoded by the exons ATGGTCGACAACCGTTACGCCACAGCTCTGGTCATCGCCTGCGTGCTGAGCATACTGGCTACCGTGTATCTGTCCGTGGCCATCGGGACGCAGCACTGGTACCAGTACAGCAGTCCCACCGTGCGCGGAGAGGCCAACGTGTCCGAGCTGCACTCCATGTACGAGGAGTTCATGGATGGAGAGTTTGATGAGAAAACCTACAGCGACACTCTGTTCCGCCTCAACGGGACTGCGGGCCTCTGGTGGAGGTGTGTGATCGTTCCTGCCACCGCTCACTGGTACAAGGAACCAG ATGTCAAGATGGTGCTGGAGTGTCGAAGCTTCACTTTACCAGAGCAGTTTACCCCTAAATACAAAGAACCAGGAAACCACAACAGTGGCGAAGACATGCTGCGCACCT ATCTGTGGAGATGCCAGTTTCTGCTGCCGCTAGTTTCTCTGGGTCTTGTGGTTTTGGCAGGCCTGATTGGGTTCTGTGCTTGCCTCTGCCGAAGCCTGGCTCCAACACTTGGGATAGGAGTGCTTCACCTCCTGGCTG GTCTCTGCACTTTAGCCACAGTGTGCTGCTACCTGGCCGGGATGGACCTTCTCCACAGGGTGTCAATGCTTCCTGATAAGGTGGATGGCTCTCTGGGCTGGTCCCTTTACTTGGCCCtcatttcctctcctctccacaTGATGGCCGCTGCGCTGCTGGTGTGGGCGGCACGCAGCCACAGTCAAAACTACTACCGCATGACCGCCTACCGGGTAGCGTAG
- the LOC121640728 gene encoding N-acyl-aromatic-L-amino acid amidohydrolase (carboxylate-forming) B-like, whose product MEVDKPVHLPRLSRVAVCGGTHGNELSGIYLVRELLKVKRKVTKKTQEEDEKPSVLMVLSNPRAIQQCRRYMDTDLNRCFTHATLDGSLSDAAPYEFIRSQELNSMLGPKGTKEAVDLICDLHNTTANMGLCFIGYSDSDWICLHIFQHLQRQMPDTPMRFIHFDVSNKESYSLDSVGKHGFAMEIGPQPHGVVRSNTYTAMKVGVQHVLDWVHFFNSGTVFEGGFVDVFTMVKNIDYPRDSETHYITAAIHPHLQDRDFCLLHPQDPLFQTFSGETLRYKGSEPLYPFFINECAYYEKGIALSLARKKRVMIPAIRVQTADEKQATEQSFASEEEE is encoded by the exons ATGGAGGTAGATAAGCCAGTGCATTTGCCGAGGTTGTCCCGGGTCGCAGTGTGTGGTGGTACCCATGGCAACGAGTTGTCTGGAATCTATTTGGTGAGAGAGCTACTAAAGGTCAAGAGAAAAGTGACGAAGAAGACTCAAGAAGAGGATGAAAAGCCCTCAGTGCTGATGGTGCTCTCAAACCCAAGGGCCATACAGCAGTGCCGCAGATACATGGACACAGACCTGAACCGCTGCTTCACTCATGCCACCCTCGA TGGTTCATTATCAGATGCGGCCCCTTACGAGTTCATCCGTTCCCAGGAACTGAACTCCATGCTGGGTCCCAAAGGTACTAAGGAAGCAGTGGATCTTATTTGTGACCTTCACAACACAACCGCCAACATGGGCCTATGCTTCATTGGATACTCTGACAGCGACTGGATCTGTCTTCACATATTTCAACACCTGCAG AGACAAATGCCAGACACACCAATGAGATTCATTCATTTTGACGTCTCCAATAAAGAATCATATTCCCTTGACTCAGTAGGAAAACATGGCTTCG CCATGGAGATCGGCCCTCAGCCCCATGGGGTGGTGAGGTCAAACACCTACACAGCAATGAAAGTGGGAGTCCAGCATGTGCTGGATTGGGTCCACTTCTTTAACTCAG GGACTGTATTTGAAGGAGGATTTGTGGATGTGTTCACCATGGTTAAAAACATTGACTACCCAAGAGACAGCGAGACTCATTACATCACAGCAGCCATTCATCCTCATCTTCAG GACCGAGACTTTTGCCTGCTCCACCCACAAGACCCCCTGTTCCAGACATTCTCAGGGGAAACTCTGAGGTACAAAGGCAGCGAACCTCTTTACCCTTTCTTTATCAATGAATGTGCCTACTATGAGAAGGGCATTGCGCTCTCCCTGGCCCGAAAGAAGCGCGTGATGATTCCTGCAATCCGAGTGCAGACGGCTGACGAGAAACAAGCCACTGAGCAAAGCTTTGcatcagaggaagaggagtga